Proteins encoded within one genomic window of Couchioplanes caeruleus:
- a CDS encoding ABC transporter substrate-binding protein — MKRLPKLLAGAFTTVLFLSSCAAGDVGKDQQDAGKDGQIVVTAVWGGAEQKAFENLLRAFTAKTGVDVRYEPQRSDYATVLRTRIAGGNAPDVAVIPGIGYLRGLVRDGLAKPLKNYGVERAAIEGNYPPGILDVGTVDSELYAVMLKLNSKATVWYKPESFRADGFQPPRTFADLVSVTKAYKAKGKIPWAVGAKDGWTLTDWFEMVYLRQAGPGKYDDLFSGKLPWTDPSVSRAIDTVKQIINEEHVAGGINGALGTGFVDAMGQTFGGKPAAEMFYEGGFVGPLVLEQVNPQLSVGKGIDFFPFPGFDGGDATQIVVGGDLAAAFTDKPGVKEFLQFITSPESGDVVAKDGTFVTPLKTVDPGSYPSALTKKEAQQVASASAVRYDGSDLLPAGPDFGALLQTAIKGGNPPLAQFQEQVADAWNDERG; from the coding sequence ATGAAGCGCCTGCCCAAACTCCTCGCCGGGGCCTTCACCACCGTCCTGTTCCTGTCCTCCTGCGCCGCGGGCGACGTGGGCAAAGACCAGCAGGACGCGGGCAAGGACGGCCAGATCGTTGTCACGGCTGTGTGGGGCGGCGCCGAGCAGAAGGCGTTCGAGAACCTGCTCCGCGCCTTCACCGCGAAGACCGGCGTCGACGTCCGCTACGAACCCCAGCGCTCCGATTACGCGACCGTCCTGCGGACCCGTATCGCCGGCGGCAACGCCCCGGACGTGGCGGTCATTCCGGGTATCGGTTACCTGCGCGGGCTGGTCCGCGACGGACTCGCCAAGCCGCTGAAGAACTACGGCGTGGAACGCGCCGCGATCGAGGGCAACTACCCGCCCGGCATCCTCGACGTCGGTACGGTCGACAGCGAGCTGTACGCGGTCATGCTTAAGCTCAACTCCAAGGCCACTGTCTGGTACAAGCCCGAGTCGTTCCGCGCCGACGGCTTCCAGCCGCCGCGGACCTTCGCGGACCTGGTGAGCGTCACCAAGGCGTACAAGGCCAAAGGCAAGATCCCGTGGGCGGTGGGCGCGAAGGACGGCTGGACCCTCACCGACTGGTTCGAGATGGTGTACCTGCGCCAAGCCGGGCCGGGCAAGTACGACGATCTCTTCAGCGGAAAGCTGCCCTGGACCGATCCGTCCGTCAGCCGCGCCATCGACACGGTGAAGCAGATCATCAACGAGGAACACGTCGCCGGTGGCATCAACGGCGCGCTCGGCACCGGCTTCGTCGACGCCATGGGCCAGACGTTCGGCGGGAAGCCGGCGGCAGAGATGTTCTACGAGGGCGGGTTCGTGGGACCACTCGTACTGGAACAGGTCAATCCGCAGCTGAGCGTCGGCAAGGGGATCGACTTCTTCCCGTTCCCCGGCTTCGACGGCGGCGACGCCACGCAGATCGTCGTCGGCGGTGACCTCGCCGCAGCCTTCACCGACAAGCCGGGGGTCAAGGAGTTCCTCCAGTTCATCACCAGCCCGGAAAGCGGCGATGTGGTCGCGAAGGACGGCACGTTCGTAACCCCGCTCAAGACCGTCGACCCGGGCTCCTACCCCAGCGCGCTGACAAAGAAGGAGGCGCAGCAGGTGGCGTCGGCCAGCGCCGTCCGCTACGACGGATCGGACCTGCTGCCGGCCGGGCCCGATTTCGGCGCCCTGCTGCAGACCGCGATCAAGGGCGGCAACCCGCCGCTGGCCCAGTTCCAGGAGCAGGTCGCCGACGCCTGGAACGACGAGCGCGGCTGA
- a CDS encoding ROK family transcriptional regulator, with product MELEGTATSPLLRRLNAGLVLDALRASGPMTVTDLMAQTQLSRPTVHAVADALMRLGRIRELPGDEVPGSRRGRPARRYEFRADAGYVVGVDIGAHRTGVMVADLRGDPVAERQHAFTDPHQPAAARIAAVRRTVVAALTAAGVDPADVMAMCVGAAGTVDPRDGVVKFRSGIPGFINVKLREAMEHGFGWPVVVDNDANLAAIGEQWRGVAAEVDDFIVLLAAERLGAGIVVGGRLVRGRGGGAGEMGFLGLMDPACTADGVAALARTLGAEAVARMAAQHVPAVPAPGSLRELVGGDPRRVDAETVFAAARAGDEVAGAILERVVGQVAKAAGTMVLLLDPELVVVGGGVANAEDVLLGPLRRRLAEITPDPPRLAASALGHRAVTIGAVRAALDHAEGRLLEGFAAA from the coding sequence GTGGAGCTGGAGGGCACCGCGACGTCGCCCCTGCTGCGCCGGCTCAACGCCGGGCTCGTCCTCGACGCTCTGCGGGCATCCGGCCCGATGACCGTGACAGATCTGATGGCGCAGACGCAGTTGTCCCGCCCGACCGTGCATGCCGTGGCCGACGCGCTGATGCGGCTGGGACGGATTCGGGAGCTGCCCGGGGATGAGGTGCCCGGGTCACGCCGGGGGCGGCCGGCCCGGCGCTACGAGTTCCGGGCCGACGCGGGCTACGTGGTGGGTGTGGACATAGGCGCTCACCGGACCGGGGTCATGGTCGCGGATCTGCGCGGCGACCCGGTGGCCGAGCGGCAGCACGCGTTCACCGATCCGCACCAGCCCGCCGCCGCCAGGATCGCCGCGGTACGCAGGACCGTCGTGGCCGCCCTGACCGCAGCCGGCGTCGATCCGGCCGACGTCATGGCGATGTGCGTCGGCGCGGCGGGCACCGTCGACCCCCGCGACGGCGTGGTGAAGTTTCGCAGCGGCATCCCCGGCTTCATCAACGTCAAACTGCGCGAGGCGATGGAGCACGGGTTCGGCTGGCCCGTCGTCGTCGACAACGACGCCAACCTGGCCGCGATCGGCGAGCAGTGGCGCGGAGTCGCCGCGGAGGTGGACGACTTCATCGTCCTGCTGGCCGCGGAGCGGCTGGGTGCCGGCATCGTGGTCGGCGGCCGGCTCGTCCGCGGGCGCGGCGGCGGCGCCGGCGAGATGGGGTTCCTCGGCCTGATGGATCCCGCCTGCACGGCGGACGGCGTCGCGGCGCTGGCGCGCACGCTCGGCGCGGAGGCGGTCGCCCGGATGGCGGCGCAGCACGTGCCCGCCGTGCCGGCCCCCGGTTCCCTGCGTGAGCTGGTCGGGGGCGATCCGCGCAGGGTGGACGCCGAAACCGTCTTCGCGGCCGCCCGCGCGGGCGACGAGGTCGCCGGGGCGATCCTCGAGCGCGTCGTCGGCCAAGTGGCCAAGGCCGCCGGCACGATGGTCCTGCTCCTGGATCCCGAGCTGGTCGTCGTCGGCGGCGGCGTCGCCAACGCCGAGGACGTACTCCTCGGCCCGCTGCGCCGCCGGCTCGCCGAAATCACCCCGGACCCGCCCCGGCTGGCGGCGTCCGCGCTGGGACACCGTGCCGTGACCATCGGCGCGGTGCGGGCCGCTCTGGACCACGCCGAAGGTCGGCTCTTGGAAGGCTTCGCCGCGGCGTGA
- a CDS encoding carbohydrate ABC transporter permease: MTATTPAAAEPRRAGQARLHRKGWTALVFLAPALFLLLVFLVYPALYTVGLSFFRGRLGRFDGFVGIDNYIRLFTDDPLFLDLSTFPPSGALLNNVLWMVVYVSGCLMLGLLVAVLAGRVRYEALIKAIMFMPMAVSATALAVIWTLMYAPNPEIGLLNAVLGRVGVDPVSWLGRTDTVNWALMAVGVWSTVGFTTVVLSAALKGIPTEILEAARTDGAGEAQLFWRILLPMVRLPATVLAVTLVVNVIKLFDLIYVMTLGGPGASSRVIAFTMYQESIPAGRYGYGAAVAVIMLALLIPVIAYNVKRFRTENVSS; this comes from the coding sequence ATGACCGCCACCACCCCGGCCGCCGCCGAGCCGCGCCGAGCCGGCCAGGCCCGCCTGCACCGCAAGGGCTGGACGGCCCTGGTGTTTCTCGCCCCCGCACTGTTTCTTCTGCTCGTGTTCCTGGTTTATCCGGCGTTGTACACCGTCGGGCTGAGCTTCTTCCGGGGCCGGCTGGGACGCTTCGACGGATTCGTCGGCATCGACAACTACATCCGGCTGTTCACCGACGACCCGCTGTTCCTCGACCTATCGACGTTCCCGCCGTCCGGCGCACTGCTCAACAACGTGCTCTGGATGGTCGTGTACGTCAGCGGCTGTCTCATGCTCGGGCTGCTCGTCGCGGTCCTCGCCGGCCGGGTACGGTACGAGGCACTGATCAAGGCCATCATGTTCATGCCGATGGCCGTCTCGGCGACGGCCCTCGCCGTGATCTGGACCCTGATGTACGCCCCCAACCCGGAGATCGGGCTGCTCAACGCCGTCCTCGGCAGGGTCGGCGTGGACCCGGTGTCGTGGCTCGGCCGGACCGACACCGTCAACTGGGCGCTCATGGCGGTGGGCGTGTGGAGCACCGTCGGCTTCACCACCGTCGTGCTGTCCGCGGCGCTGAAGGGCATCCCCACCGAGATCCTGGAGGCGGCCCGCACCGACGGCGCCGGCGAGGCACAGCTCTTCTGGCGGATCCTCCTGCCCATGGTGCGCCTGCCCGCGACCGTGCTCGCCGTGACGCTCGTCGTCAACGTCATCAAACTCTTCGACCTGATCTACGTGATGACGCTCGGTGGCCCGGGCGCGTCGAGCCGCGTCATTGCCTTCACGATGTACCAGGAGTCGATTCCCGCCGGGCGTTACGGCTACGGCGCCGCCGTCGCCGTCATCATGCTCGCGCTGCTGATCCCGGTCATCGCCTACAACGTCAAGCGTTTCCGGACGGAGAACGTCAGCTCATGA